The Sporocytophaga myxococcoides DSM 11118 genome segment AGCAGACTGCAGGCCAACAGGAGTTTTTCAATAATTGTTTCTCTAAGTTTCATTATAATAATTAAGAAGTTCTGATTATTTCAGAACTTCTTCAAGTTTTACTCCAACTGTTGATTCCTTATTTAAGAATACGGAACCTGCCTTTTTCTCTTTGAATCTCTTCTTCACCAATTCATATACTGCTTTACTCAAAGGAATATATTTTGCATCCGGCACCAATACTTCGGCATTATCAATATAAAAGTTTACAAAGCTATCCAAAGATGGGTTTGCCTCTGCTGACTTTTTATTTACATATATAAATAAAGGTCTTGATAAAGGTTGATAAGTTCCGTTCTTTACGGTCTCATCAGACGCAAGCACAGGACCTTTTCCATTCTCATCTTTCTTATCATCAATAGAAATCAGCTTTAGCTTGTCTTTATTTTCTGTAAAATAAGCCAAACCGAAATATCCCAATGCAAATTTATCTGTTGAAATCCCCTGAACAAGAACATTGTCATCTTCACTAGCAGTATAATCTCCTCTGCTTGCCTTGGATTTCCCAACTATTGCTTCAGTGAAATAGTCAAATGTACCTGACTCGTGACCTGCTCCGAAAAGGTGAATTTCTTCATTCGGCCAGCTAGGTCTGATTTGATTCCATTTTACTATTTTGCCTTGTGCCTCAGGCTCCCAGATTTTCTTCAGCTCTTCAACTGTAAGATAATCTACCCAAGTATTCTGAGGATTAACCACTACTGCCAATCCATCATAAGCTATTGGTAATTCTATGTATTCAATTTTAGCTGCTGCACTGACACTGTCTTCAGATTTTTTAATTGGTCTTGAAGCTTCTGCAATATCAATTTCCGAACGTACAAATTTCTTAAAACCTCCACCGGTTCCTGATACTCCGATTGTTACTTTAACATCAGGATTTTCAACCCTGTATTCTTCTGCTGTAGCTTCCGTAATAGGATAAACTGTGCTTGATCCGTCGATCTCAACAGTACCGGAAAGCTTTGATTCCCCCTTTTCTTCAGGACCTTTTTTAGGACCACATCCAAAAAAAGATGTAGCAAATACCGAAAATATAACGGCCCCACTAAAAATGACTTTTTTCATAATTGATAGCAAATTAGACAATTTTAAATATTCGAATGTTAAGAAATTGTTAAGCTTTTTAAATCTCCAAGTACCAAAAAATTATTTCCTGACAATAAAGTCTTTAGAAATGAGATGTGGATAACTTGAGCGGTTTTGTTAGTAGTTAAACTGTAATTGAAGTCTCAAAAGGTTTCCTTTTTGATGATTGACCGGCTTTTTAGAATCTTCAAATCTGCGGTCAGACATCATATAAGCTGCCGTAAATTCCAAAGCTGAATTAATCTGGTATTCCAATCCGAACTCAAGTTCTTTAACTATATAACTTCTTGCATCCTGTTCAATTTTCTTTCCCCCGTTATAATATTGAGCTCTCACATACGGTATAAAAGTCATTTTCTTAAC includes the following:
- a CDS encoding PstS family phosphate ABC transporter substrate-binding protein; protein product: MKKVIFSGAVIFSVFATSFFGCGPKKGPEEKGESKLSGTVEIDGSSTVYPITEATAEEYRVENPDVKVTIGVSGTGGGFKKFVRSEIDIAEASRPIKKSEDSVSAAAKIEYIELPIAYDGLAVVVNPQNTWVDYLTVEELKKIWEPEAQGKIVKWNQIRPSWPNEEIHLFGAGHESGTFDYFTEAIVGKSKASRGDYTASEDDNVLVQGISTDKFALGYFGLAYFTENKDKLKLISIDDKKDENGKGPVLASDETVKNGTYQPLSRPLFIYVNKKSAEANPSLDSFVNFYIDNAEVLVPDAKYIPLSKAVYELVKKRFKEKKAGSVFLNKESTVGVKLEEVLK